The sequence TCCCGGTTCTGCGTTTTGCTGCTGCTCGTCTCATGTGGGCGGCGAACTCCTCCACCTTCGAATTATCGCGAAATCGATGTCAAGGATGGCGGAAGTATCTCTGGTACGGTCCGGTATGCTGGAGCGAAGCCGCCGGCAGATCCCATCATCATCGAGAAGGATCAGGACGCCTGCGGAACGTCGCATCCCAACACCTCCAATCCGGGCCCAGGTGAATCGATTTCGGGCGCCATCGTCTATCTCGATTCTATTGCACGTGGCAAATCATTCGCTGGAATGAGCCCGACGGCAACGCTCGATCAGAAGAGCTGCGACTTCGTCCCGCACGTGCAAATCATCAAGAGCGGCACGAGCATTATTGTCTCCAACAGCGATAAAGTCTTGCACAATTTTCACGTGTGGTATGGCCTCATCACGGTGATGAACGAAGCGCAACCGGAGGGCGCTCCACCGCACGAAATCATGCTTCCCGAGTCAGGTCTTCACGTCGTCAAATGTGATGTTCATCCCTGGATGCGCGGCTTTATTATGGCGGTCGATCATCCATACTATGCGATAACCGATTCCACAGGGCACTTCACCCTTTCGAACGTCCCGCCGGGACATTACACGCTAAAGATGTGGCGCGATAAT is a genomic window of Bacteroidota bacterium containing:
- a CDS encoding carboxypeptidase regulatory-like domain-containing protein, which translates into the protein MLLLVSCGRRTPPPSNYREIDVKDGGSISGTVRYAGAKPPADPIIIEKDQDACGTSHPNTSNPGPGESISGAIVYLDSIARGKSFAGMSPTATLDQKSCDFVPHVQIIKSGTSIIVSNSDKVLHNFHVWYGLITVMNEAQPEGAPPHEIMLPESGLHVVKCDVHPWMRGFIMAVDHPYYAITDSTGHFTLSNVPPGHYTLKMWRDNWSIDQPRGRTGHVSDYNWGSDFRNQKEVDVRPNAVTTADFSLP